One window from the genome of Dermacentor silvarum isolate Dsil-2018 chromosome 5, BIME_Dsil_1.4, whole genome shotgun sequence encodes:
- the LOC119453275 gene encoding V-type proton ATPase 16 kDa proteolipid subunit c yields the protein MAANVPEGAVVTALVALSDEDQREPLYAPIFGIMGAVSAMALCALGAAYGTAKAGSGIAAMSVMKPQLIMKSLIPVVMAGIIAIYGLVVAVLVSSGLSAHYKLYTSFMHLGAGLSVGVSGMAAGFAIGNVGDACVRGCAQQPRLFVGMVLILIFAEVLGLYGLIVALIMFSR from the exons ATGGCCGCCAACGTCCCGGAAGGTGCCGTCGTGACCGCCCTGGTGGCTCTGTCGGACGAGGACCAGCGCGAGCCCCTGTACGCGCCCATCTTCGGCATCATGGGCGCCGTGTCCGCCATGGCTCTGTGCGCCCTGGGCGCCGCGTACGGCACGGCCAAGGCCGGCTCCGGCATCGCCGCCATGTCGGTGATGAAGCCCCAG CTGATCATGAAGTCGCTGATACCCGTGGTCATGGCTGGCATCATCGCCATCTACGGCCTGGTGGTGGCCGTGCTCGTGTCCAGCGGCCTGAGCGCCCACTACAAGCTGTACACCTCCTTCATGCACCTGGGCGCCGGCCTGAGCGTCGGCGTGAGCGGCATGGCGGCCGGGTTCGCCATAGGCAACGTGGGCGACGCCTGCGTGCGAGGCTGCGCCCAGCAGCCGCGCCTGTTCGTCGGCATGGTGCTCATACTCATCTTCGCCGAGGTGCTCGGGCTGTACGGCCTCATCGTGGCGCTCATCATGTTCTCACGGTGA
- the LOC119453276 gene encoding V-type proton ATPase 16 kDa proteolipid subunit c: MEDKEPPYAPFFGIMGAVAAIAFSALGAAYGTAKSGTGIAAMSIMRPELIMKSIIPVVMAGIIAIYGLVVAVLISSALSSAYRLYQSFLHLGAGLSVGLSGLAAGFAIGIVGDAGVRGTAQQPRLFVGMILILIFAEVLGLYGLIVALIMYSR; the protein is encoded by the exons ATGGAGGACAAGGAGCCCCCGTACGCGCCCTTCTTCGGCATCATGGGCGCCGTGGCTGCGATCGCGTTCAGCGCCCTGGGCGCCGCGTACGGCACCGCCAAGTCCGGCACGGGCATCGCGGCCATGTCGATCATGCGGCCCGAGCTCATCATGAAGTCCATCATCCCGGTCGTCATGGCCGGCATCATCGCCATCTACGGACTCGTCGTGGCTGTGCTCATCTCCAGCGCGCTCAGCTCTGCCTACAG GCTGTACCAGTCCTTCCTGCACCTGGGAGCTGGGCTGAGCGTCGGTCTCAGTGGCTTGGCTGCAGGCTTCGCCATCGGCATTGTCGGGGACGCTGGTGTCCGCGGTACGGCTCAGCAACCTCGGCTCTTCGTCGGCATGATCCTGATCCTCATCTTCGCCGAGGTCTTGGGCCTGTACGGGCTCATCGTGGCGCTGATCATGTACTCACGTTAG